Proteins encoded within one genomic window of Aquarana catesbeiana isolate 2022-GZ linkage group LG03, ASM4218655v1, whole genome shotgun sequence:
- the LG03H15orf40 gene encoding UPF0235 protein C15orf40 homolog: MLVRLSRSLVISIQQAAAGARTMPRKESREGKGQKKEAPQDPHTTGPVRIDKSGSISIAIHAKPGSKQNAITDVTSEAVGVAIAAPPTEGEANAELCRYLSKVLEIKKSEVVLDKGGKSREKVVKISANTTTEAVLEKLKSEAGKG; this comes from the exons ATGCTCGTTCGCTTGAGCCGTTCCCTTGTGATCTCCATTCAGCAGGCAGCAGCGGGAGCGCGCACAATGCCGCGCAAGGAGAGCAGAGAG GGTAAGGGACAGAAGAAAGAAGCACCCCAGGATCCGCACACCACAGGTCCAGTTAGAATAGATAAAAGTGGATCCATTTCTATTGCTATTCATGCTAAGCCGGGTTCCAAACAAAATGCTATAACAG ATGTGACATCAGAAGCTGTTGGTGTTGCCATTGCTGCTCCTCCAACTGAAGGCGAGGCGAATGCTGAATTGTGTCGATATCTATCAAAGGTTTTGGAAATAAAGAAGAGTGAAGTTGTCCTCGACAAG GGTGGCAAAAGTCGAGAAAAGGTTGTAAAGATTTCAGCCAATACCACCACAGAAGCTGTGTTAGAGAAGCTGAAGAGTGAAGCAGGAAAAGGCTGA